The following are encoded together in the Tepidiforma bonchosmolovskayae genome:
- a CDS encoding phage tail tape measure protein has product MAAALSFVVKAVDEATSVLKGIGDEAEGLGGKLAKVGDFAARGFEQLGNATLAGGAALAGFGTAAVTAFAGFEKGMNEVATLLPTFSDQQLGELSNKVLKLSSDLGVMPNEVVPALYQALSAGVPADNVIDFLQTSFKAATAGAADMTTAVDALTTVVNAYGPSTIDFAKASDIIFTTVRLGKTDFDQLSKTLFNVIPTAASLGIKFEEVGAAMAVMTARGVPTSVATTQLRALMVELSKESTNISKEFERISGKSFPEFIRSGGNLSQALNIMRGSIPDDEFRNLFSSVEAASAALLISGPNSEAMMSALEEMQKSAGATDAAFDKMDQGIARTWARIKANASVAMISIGAAIAPLADKALGALAEKLPVVIDKVGESIQRARDMVEPVAAALRDRLEPPLQALGDLIDHKVRPVFEQFGEFLRRHADDIRGPVGAAIGGVLVTALAAAAVAAGAFAASMVVAAAPVLAVVAAVAAISAGIYLLVTHWDDLKARFPILQELEDTFRRVAGQVGAIVAELGGLLMAIIDRVRDVVGQVRQHWGTITDIMSGPVQMVAALVEGAFNNVRIIIETVLGVIRGVIQTVTALIKGDWQGAWDGIKQIGETVWTGIKALVQNGIDTIKGIFEGFVTFFGEIGPRIWGAAKSIWETVKTDGWQLMQEMGQKIIDVFTELPGKLLDLVPKLLDAGKDLMGAIFDGLKSAASAVGGFAADIAETVGRAIKSFINEFVIDRLNRALEFTIPNPLGPDIHIDPPDIPRLASGGIITRAGLALVGESGPELVLMPAGAAVLPNAIAAAVAGAVRGAGGPQVTVQVLGPVTISGEQDTERFASDLGHGLAASLRARGVM; this is encoded by the coding sequence ATGGCAGCAGCGCTGAGCTTCGTGGTCAAGGCCGTCGATGAGGCGACCAGTGTCCTCAAGGGCATCGGCGACGAGGCCGAGGGCCTCGGCGGCAAGCTGGCCAAGGTGGGCGATTTCGCCGCGCGCGGCTTCGAGCAGCTGGGCAATGCGACCCTGGCCGGTGGCGCCGCTCTTGCAGGGTTCGGCACCGCAGCGGTCACAGCTTTCGCCGGGTTCGAGAAGGGGATGAACGAGGTCGCCACGCTTCTCCCCACCTTCAGCGACCAGCAGCTCGGCGAGCTCTCCAACAAGGTCCTGAAGCTCTCATCCGACCTGGGCGTCATGCCGAACGAGGTCGTGCCTGCGCTCTACCAGGCGCTCTCCGCTGGCGTCCCCGCGGATAACGTTATCGACTTCCTGCAGACCTCCTTCAAGGCGGCGACCGCAGGCGCGGCCGATATGACCACCGCAGTCGACGCGCTCACCACCGTGGTCAACGCTTACGGGCCGTCGACGATCGACTTTGCCAAGGCGTCGGACATTATTTTCACAACTGTTCGGCTCGGGAAAACCGACTTCGATCAGCTCAGCAAAACGTTGTTCAACGTCATCCCAACTGCCGCCTCGCTCGGAATCAAGTTCGAGGAGGTCGGCGCCGCCATGGCCGTGATGACGGCCCGGGGCGTGCCCACCTCCGTGGCGACCACTCAGCTCCGGGCCCTCATGGTCGAACTCAGCAAGGAGTCCACCAATATCTCCAAGGAGTTCGAGCGCATCTCTGGTAAGAGTTTCCCCGAGTTCATCCGCAGCGGGGGCAATCTCTCGCAGGCCTTGAACATCATGCGGGGCTCGATCCCGGATGACGAGTTCCGGAACCTCTTCAGTTCTGTCGAGGCCGCGAGCGCGGCGCTCCTCATTTCCGGGCCAAACTCCGAGGCGATGATGTCGGCGCTGGAGGAGATGCAGAAGTCGGCTGGCGCGACGGATGCGGCCTTCGACAAGATGGACCAGGGTATCGCGCGTACGTGGGCGCGCATCAAGGCCAACGCGTCGGTCGCGATGATCTCCATCGGCGCCGCGATCGCCCCGCTGGCCGACAAGGCCCTCGGTGCGCTCGCCGAGAAGCTGCCGGTCGTCATCGACAAGGTCGGGGAGTCGATACAGAGAGCCCGCGACATGGTGGAGCCCGTCGCGGCGGCCCTGCGCGACAGGTTGGAGCCGCCCCTGCAGGCGCTCGGTGACCTCATCGACCATAAAGTTCGGCCCGTTTTTGAGCAGTTCGGTGAGTTCCTCAGGCGTCACGCCGACGACATCCGCGGCCCGGTCGGTGCGGCAATCGGGGGCGTGCTTGTGACCGCGCTCGCCGCTGCCGCCGTTGCTGCGGGTGCATTCGCAGCCAGCATGGTCGTGGCTGCCGCACCGGTCCTCGCGGTGGTAGCCGCAGTGGCCGCCATCAGCGCGGGAATCTACCTGCTCGTGACCCACTGGGACGACCTCAAGGCGCGCTTCCCGATCCTGCAGGAGCTGGAGGATACGTTCCGCCGGGTGGCCGGGCAGGTAGGCGCCATCGTCGCCGAACTTGGCGGCCTGCTCATGGCCATCATCGACCGTGTGCGCGACGTGGTCGGCCAGGTGCGCCAGCACTGGGGCACCATCACGGACATCATGAGCGGGCCGGTGCAGATGGTGGCGGCGCTGGTCGAGGGGGCATTCAACAACGTGCGGATCATCATCGAGACGGTACTGGGCGTCATCCGGGGCGTCATCCAGACCGTGACTGCCCTCATCAAGGGCGACTGGCAGGGCGCGTGGGACGGCATTAAGCAGATCGGCGAGACGGTCTGGACCGGGATTAAGGCGCTCGTCCAGAACGGGATCGACACGATCAAGGGCATTTTCGAGGGGTTCGTGACGTTTTTCGGCGAGATTGGCCCGCGGATCTGGGGGGCAGCGAAGTCGATCTGGGAGACCGTCAAGACCGACGGGTGGCAGCTCATGCAGGAGATGGGCCAGAAGATCATCGACGTGTTCACGGAACTGCCCGGTAAGCTCCTCGACCTCGTTCCCAAGCTCCTCGACGCGGGCAAGGACTTGATGGGCGCGATTTTCGACGGCCTGAAATCGGCAGCCTCGGCCGTCGGCGGGTTCGCCGCGGACATTGCGGAGACGGTCGGCCGGGCCATCAAGTCCTTCATCAACGAGTTCGTCATCGACCGGCTCAACAGGGCACTGGAGTTCACGATTCCCAACCCGCTCGGTCCAGATATCCACATCGACCCGCCGGACATTCCGCGCCTCGCGAGCGGCGGCATCATCACCCGCGCAGGACTCGCGCTCGTGGGTGAGAGCGGCCCCGAACTGGTGCTGATGCCGGCCGGCGCCGCGGTGCTGCCCAACGCCATCGCCGCCGCGGTAGCAGGCGCGGTGCGCGGCGCCGGCGGCCCGCAGGTCACCGTGCAGGTCCTGGGCCCGGTGACCATCTCCGGCGAGCAGGACACCGAGCGGTTCGCGTCCGACCTCGGTCACGGGCTCGCCGCCAGCCTGCGTGCGCGAGGTGTGATGTGA
- a CDS encoding M23 family metallopeptidase, with translation MTEPQVRFSRLPVDGRWPITGRYGETYRDGSREWMHLGVDFGCPTGTPVVAPAPGRVIRPNNDGSFGVAVAVEHADGWITLYAHLSRADVWPGDEVRTGQQIGLSGATGFVTGPHLHWQMCDTWLFPRDPARNRDPLAYYVPGMPGEDDEMTADERELLLRVATVLFGSPSGADFQSVAEALTAARQLTANDTIVLQGLAETQRQLITHTHGPDGKPVLPGRF, from the coding sequence ATGACCGAGCCCCAGGTCCGGTTCAGCCGCCTGCCCGTCGACGGCCGCTGGCCCATCACCGGGCGGTATGGCGAGACGTACCGCGACGGCAGCCGCGAGTGGATGCACCTCGGCGTGGACTTCGGGTGCCCGACCGGCACTCCAGTCGTCGCCCCGGCCCCGGGCCGGGTCATCCGGCCGAACAATGACGGCTCGTTTGGAGTCGCGGTCGCGGTCGAGCATGCCGACGGCTGGATCACGCTCTACGCCCATCTGAGCCGCGCGGACGTCTGGCCCGGGGACGAGGTGCGGACCGGCCAGCAGATCGGGCTGTCCGGTGCGACCGGGTTCGTGACCGGGCCGCACCTGCACTGGCAGATGTGCGACACGTGGCTGTTTCCCCGGGACCCGGCACGCAACCGGGACCCGCTCGCGTACTACGTGCCCGGCATGCCGGGGGAGGATGATGAGATGACTGCCGATGAGCGAGAACTGTTGCTGCGGGTGGCGACTGTACTGTTCGGCTCGCCGAGCGGGGCGGATTTCCAGTCAGTCGCCGAGGCCCTGACCGCGGCGCGCCAGTTGACCGCCAACGACACCATCGTGCTGCAGGGGCTGGCCGAGACGCAGCGGCAACTCATCACGCACACGCACGGCCCCGACGGCAAGCCGGTGCTGCCGGGGAGGTTCTGA
- a CDS encoding lytic transglycosylase domain-containing protein gives MLVGCGAPAELPVPPGIVTATPAPAWLAEAQASAPTDIDPQPEATPWPAQLTEAQMREVLRLAGWPAELVDEALAVSWCESRWSPGAVGDGGSSLGLFQLWGGWFAAVGLPLERWDDPVVNATAALRVLELRGRWGGPGGWSCWPP, from the coding sequence GTGCTGGTCGGGTGCGGCGCGCCTGCCGAGCTGCCGGTTCCGCCTGGCATCGTTACGGCTACCCCGGCGCCTGCATGGCTGGCTGAGGCGCAGGCGTCGGCGCCGACGGACATCGACCCGCAGCCGGAGGCCACGCCATGGCCCGCACAGCTGACCGAGGCGCAGATGCGCGAGGTGCTGCGGTTGGCGGGTTGGCCTGCCGAGCTGGTTGATGAGGCGCTGGCTGTGTCGTGGTGCGAGTCGCGCTGGAGCCCGGGTGCTGTTGGTGACGGCGGGAGCTCGCTGGGCCTGTTCCAGCTGTGGGGCGGCTGGTTCGCGGCGGTCGGGCTGCCGCTCGAGCGCTGGGATGATCCCGTGGTAAACGCAACCGCGGCGCTCCGTGTCCTGGAGCTCCGCGGTAGGTGGGGTGGGCCGGGCGG